One window from the genome of Amycolatopsis sp. NBC_01480 encodes:
- a CDS encoding WXG100 family type VII secretion target, protein MTEPSLTFVSELARELGATDPVETYYRPLVGQWEELGAEAERLRAAAKTAAGASGGLTDELGRLDASWSGADADAFVAYMGEIRSASEGVEDALDALAAALDELVTSLTGIVHDAEAVLVDAADLLSESAMLPSGGTSRARGQLRETEQSVKSLHDAAEHLLQGFGRLCDGVDAPPGTASTIEVRHRYPQEQFRLHDEDAAPAASGPAQGTLPADPAPHSDSAQPAAAAAASAAGEPPASAPADDAVSPSSTDDSVSPSATGDLHDGKHSAASPGIEQGQAGAVPDAPEPIATAAPPAAQSQSGGMAMMPMMGGMGGGMGGGGGATQHKPKNRTPANRSELFGEPANVTPPVIGEDPKSPKKPAKKPKPGN, encoded by the coding sequence GTGACCGAGCCGTCGCTCACGTTCGTCTCGGAGCTCGCGCGCGAGCTCGGCGCGACCGACCCCGTCGAGACGTACTACCGGCCGCTCGTCGGCCAGTGGGAGGAGCTGGGCGCGGAGGCCGAACGCCTGCGGGCGGCGGCGAAGACCGCGGCCGGCGCTTCGGGTGGCTTGACCGACGAGCTGGGCCGCCTCGACGCGTCCTGGTCCGGCGCGGACGCCGACGCTTTTGTCGCCTACATGGGTGAAATCCGGTCGGCGAGCGAAGGCGTCGAGGACGCCCTCGACGCGCTCGCGGCCGCGCTGGACGAGTTGGTCACCTCCCTGACCGGGATCGTCCACGACGCCGAGGCCGTGCTCGTGGACGCGGCGGATCTGCTGTCCGAATCGGCGATGCTGCCCTCCGGCGGCACCAGCCGGGCCCGCGGGCAGCTGCGTGAGACCGAGCAGTCGGTGAAGTCGCTGCACGACGCCGCCGAGCACCTGCTGCAGGGCTTCGGCCGGCTGTGCGACGGCGTCGACGCGCCGCCCGGCACGGCGTCCACCATCGAGGTCCGGCATCGGTACCCGCAGGAGCAGTTCCGCCTGCACGACGAGGACGCGGCACCGGCCGCGAGTGGTCCGGCACAGGGGACGCTTCCCGCCGATCCGGCGCCGCACAGTGATTCGGCGCAGCCCGCGGCGGCCGCGGCGGCTTCTGCGGCGGGGGAGCCGCCCGCGTCCGCACCGGCCGACGACGCCGTTTCTCCTTCCAGCACAGACGATTCCGTGTCCCCGTCGGCGACCGGCGATCTCCACGACGGCAAGCACAGCGCCGCCTCCCCGGGGATCGAGCAGGGCCAGGCGGGCGCCGTCCCGGACGCGCCGGAGCCGATCGCCACGGCCGCGCCGCCCGCCGCGCAGAGCCAATCCGGCGGAATGGCGATGATGCCGATGATGGGCGGCATGGGCGGAGGTATGGGCGGTGGCGGCGGCGCTACGCAGCACAAGCCGAAGAACCGGACGCCGGCGAACCGGTCGGAGCTGTTCGGCGAGCCGGCCAACGTCACCCCGCCGGTGATCGGCGAGGACCCCAAGAGCCCCAAGAAGCCCGCCAAGAAGCCGAAACCCGGGAACTGA